Proteins co-encoded in one Leptospiraceae bacterium genomic window:
- a CDS encoding 2-oxoacid:acceptor oxidoreductase subunit alpha: MDNKEKKVEVIKSATIRFTGDSGDGMQLTGSQFTSTSAIVGNDLATFPDFPAEIRAPAGTVPGVSGFQLNFSSEKIHTPGDSPDVLIAMNPAALKANIADLKTNGILIVNTDSFTDKDLEKAGYKESPITTDLKNKYQVIEVQISKLTGIALEEKNLSSKEIDRTKNMFALGMTYWMFSRPLDPTIKWIEDKFKGKEDIIEANIIVLKKGFHYAETAEIFISQYQIPGAKLEPGTYRNITGNSAIVLGLVTASYKTHLPLFLGSYPITPASDILHDLSKYKNYHIYTFQAEDEIAAVSAAIGSAYAGGLAVTSTSGPGVCLKSEAINLAIMAELPIVIVNIQRGGPSTGLPTKTEQSDLLQVLYGRNGESPLVVISASTPTDCFDVSLESVRLALKYMTPVFLLSDGYIANGAEPWRIPNTDELPEITHNQITSFPEPKFRPFARNEETLGRHWAIPGTPGLEHRIGGLEKDYHTGNVSYDPNNHEKMVHTRAEKIAGIANDIPDQEVYGEKKGKLLVVGWGSTFGAIRSAVENFNEKNPDKKVSHAHVRYLNPFPKNFKSLLESFDTILVPELNLGQLSFIIQGNFGIKVEKLNKVKGRPFTIQEVQQKIEELIQ; encoded by the coding sequence ATGGATAATAAAGAAAAAAAAGTAGAAGTTATTAAATCAGCTACAATTAGATTCACCGGAGACTCCGGTGATGGAATGCAATTAACCGGTAGCCAGTTTACCTCTACCAGTGCTATCGTAGGAAATGACCTGGCAACTTTTCCGGATTTTCCGGCAGAAATTCGAGCACCTGCGGGTACGGTTCCCGGAGTATCCGGATTTCAGTTGAACTTTTCCTCTGAAAAGATTCACACACCGGGTGACTCACCGGATGTTCTAATTGCAATGAATCCCGCTGCCCTAAAAGCCAACATTGCAGATTTAAAAACAAATGGAATCTTAATTGTGAATACGGATTCGTTTACAGACAAAGATCTGGAAAAAGCAGGTTATAAAGAATCCCCCATCACAACCGACCTAAAAAACAAATACCAGGTTATAGAAGTTCAGATTTCCAAGTTAACAGGAATTGCTCTTGAAGAAAAAAACCTTTCTTCCAAGGAAATTGACAGAACCAAGAATATGTTTGCTCTCGGTATGACCTACTGGATGTTTTCAAGACCTTTAGATCCAACCATAAAATGGATCGAAGACAAATTTAAAGGAAAAGAAGATATTATTGAAGCCAACATAATTGTATTAAAAAAAGGTTTTCATTATGCTGAGACTGCTGAAATCTTCATTTCTCAGTATCAAATTCCCGGAGCTAAATTAGAACCCGGAACTTATAGAAACATTACCGGCAACTCGGCTATTGTGCTCGGTCTTGTTACAGCGTCCTATAAAACCCATTTACCACTATTCCTGGGTAGCTATCCGATTACACCCGCTTCGGATATTTTACACGACCTTTCAAAATACAAGAATTACCATATCTATACATTTCAGGCTGAAGATGAAATTGCTGCTGTTTCGGCTGCAATTGGTTCTGCCTATGCCGGTGGACTCGCCGTTACCTCAACCTCAGGTCCCGGGGTATGTCTCAAATCAGAAGCCATCAACCTGGCCATCATGGCAGAGCTTCCGATTGTAATTGTTAATATACAGAGAGGAGGTCCTTCTACAGGTCTTCCAACCAAAACAGAACAATCTGATCTTCTGCAGGTTCTTTATGGAAGAAACGGGGAAAGTCCGTTAGTTGTTATCTCGGCTTCTACTCCAACTGATTGTTTTGATGTTTCTCTGGAATCGGTTCGCTTAGCCCTGAAGTATATGACACCGGTTTTCTTGCTTTCTGATGGATATATCGCCAACGGTGCCGAACCCTGGAGAATTCCTAATACAGACGAATTACCCGAAATAACCCATAACCAGATTACAAGCTTCCCTGAACCCAAGTTTAGACCTTTTGCCCGAAATGAAGAAACTCTGGGCAGGCACTGGGCCATCCCCGGAACGCCCGGACTGGAACACCGAATCGGCGGTCTGGAAAAAGATTACCATACAGGTAACGTCAGCTACGATCCCAATAACCATGAAAAAATGGTTCATACTCGTGCAGAGAAAATTGCCGGTATAGCCAATGACATTCCGGATCAGGAAGTTTACGGAGAGAAAAAAGGAAAACTCTTAGTAGTAGGCTGGGGTTCAACTTTTGGTGCCATCCGCAGTGCTGTTGAGAATTTTAATGAGAAAAATCCGGACAAAAAAGTATCCCATGCTCATGTTCGATACTTAAACCCATTTCCAAAGAACTTCAAATCTCTCCTGGAATCTTTCGATACGATACTTGTTCCGGAACTTAACCTCGGACAGTTATCTTTTATTATCCAGGGAAATTTTGGAATCAAGGTAGAAAAACTAAACAAGGTAAAAGGAAGACCCTTTACTATCCAGGAAGTTCAACAAAAAATTGAGGAGTTAATTCAATGA
- a CDS encoding S8 family serine peptidase: MRFKQPIFRFFLSLVLLLFSSLNCQKKKDNKEKELTMLAIASAPITLSGNVNITGNVEKAIVEIRLPGPKGECHRNHAEGELLAKTNTDSYGAFSATVKKVFPYCILVYPSTGTAFNFFPMDSGLSRLNWLDVKNTYLSAISDGSFTVVSPISRMMSERFRLLFSLYNNAGTAYNRSNLEIAEVFFSNNINLERLVPLAAAPMNRNGSIQNKPYMLALFSLAYYAKQLSGTNPSESSYSENLENLWSLYSEDLSDGSADGVIFNGDTTQKLDLKDANGQTLDNGNFKFDLKPYIDAFLNMKGQGFYKTSDYSLIKICPRPGSTGICIQTDCNYGEGKDPYYSYQWHLSNTGQFGGTPGEDIRVEPVWNAGIKGEGVLVAVVDDGLQITHPDLLENVSGGSINFINQSGLEKNNPDIYSPSHGTAIGGVIAARDKNNVGLRGVAPCSNLIGMNLLQNYTLENEVIAMSANTSVGVSNNSWGAEDGTGQLSAANATWKIAIQDGLAYGRAGKGTLYFWASGNGSFRSAEVDNANYDGQANYYGVITVGAIGNNGKKAYYSDEGANLWVVAPSRGASSGTASAAIYTTDLKGTSGFNSGSSSPGDADYTGNFDGTSAAAPVASGLGALLLSVNPSLSWRDVKLILAGTARKNDSSDSAWTTNQAGYSFNPKYGFGAFDSEKAVSLAKTWTSVGGSSTLKIYPSNSYQSLSPSLAIPDFDSTGVSSTNTVSGSNINHIEFIEVIFTATHPEPGQIEVVLQKDGKTSSTLAKYHFCYSSGSSYYRITCSAYSSWVFGTSQFLGESADGTYKLTVKDKESGITGTFDSWGIKIYGR; the protein is encoded by the coding sequence ATGAGATTTAAACAGCCCATATTCAGGTTTTTCTTAAGCCTTGTTTTGCTCCTTTTTAGCTCTTTAAATTGCCAGAAAAAGAAAGATAATAAAGAAAAGGAATTAACTATGCTGGCCATAGCCAGTGCTCCGATTACACTTTCGGGAAATGTGAATATAACCGGCAATGTCGAAAAAGCTATAGTCGAAATCAGACTACCCGGTCCCAAAGGAGAGTGTCATCGGAATCATGCAGAAGGAGAGCTTTTAGCTAAAACTAACACTGATTCTTATGGAGCCTTTTCCGCAACTGTAAAGAAAGTCTTCCCTTATTGTATTCTGGTTTATCCCTCTACCGGTACAGCATTTAATTTTTTCCCGATGGATTCAGGCTTATCCAGGTTAAATTGGTTGGATGTAAAGAATACTTATCTTTCCGCGATAAGTGACGGTTCTTTTACGGTTGTTTCTCCGATTTCCAGGATGATGTCAGAACGTTTTCGACTTCTATTTAGTTTATATAATAATGCAGGTACAGCCTACAACCGTTCTAACTTAGAAATAGCTGAAGTATTTTTCTCCAATAATATAAACCTTGAAAGGCTGGTTCCACTGGCTGCTGCTCCGATGAACCGTAACGGAAGTATACAAAATAAACCTTATATGCTGGCCCTGTTTTCTTTAGCTTATTATGCAAAGCAACTTTCAGGAACGAATCCTTCTGAAAGCTCTTACTCCGAAAACCTTGAGAATCTCTGGAGTCTTTACTCAGAAGACCTTTCGGATGGTTCTGCGGATGGAGTAATCTTTAATGGAGATACAACTCAGAAATTAGATCTTAAAGATGCGAACGGTCAAACCTTAGATAATGGAAATTTTAAATTTGATTTAAAGCCCTATATAGATGCTTTCTTGAACATGAAAGGTCAGGGTTTCTATAAAACAAGCGATTACAGCCTTATCAAAATATGTCCGAGACCGGGTTCTACCGGAATCTGTATCCAAACCGATTGTAATTACGGAGAGGGTAAAGACCCCTACTACTCCTATCAATGGCATCTATCGAATACGGGTCAATTTGGCGGAACTCCGGGAGAAGACATTCGGGTAGAACCTGTTTGGAATGCCGGAATTAAGGGTGAAGGAGTGCTGGTTGCTGTAGTAGATGATGGGCTTCAAATCACTCATCCGGATCTATTAGAAAACGTTTCGGGTGGAAGTATTAATTTTATAAACCAGAGCGGTTTGGAGAAAAATAATCCGGATATTTATAGTCCCTCTCATGGAACAGCAATTGGTGGAGTCATTGCTGCGCGTGACAAGAATAATGTTGGTTTAAGAGGAGTTGCCCCCTGTAGTAATCTTATTGGTATGAATCTTTTACAGAACTATACCCTGGAAAATGAAGTTATAGCCATGAGTGCCAATACATCCGTAGGAGTTTCCAATAATAGTTGGGGAGCAGAAGATGGAACCGGACAACTTTCGGCGGCAAATGCAACCTGGAAAATTGCCATACAGGATGGATTAGCTTATGGCAGAGCCGGAAAAGGAACCCTGTATTTCTGGGCATCCGGTAACGGTTCTTTTCGTTCAGCAGAAGTAGATAATGCGAATTACGATGGACAGGCCAATTACTATGGAGTAATTACGGTAGGTGCCATAGGAAATAATGGAAAAAAAGCCTATTATTCAGACGAAGGTGCTAATTTATGGGTAGTTGCACCTTCCAGGGGGGCAAGTTCCGGTACGGCCAGTGCTGCGATTTATACCACAGATCTAAAAGGTACTTCCGGTTTTAATTCCGGCTCCTCCTCACCCGGTGATGCAGATTATACAGGAAACTTCGATGGAACCTCAGCAGCTGCACCGGTTGCTTCCGGCCTCGGCGCTCTACTTCTTTCAGTGAATCCTTCCTTAAGCTGGAGAGATGTGAAACTCATTCTGGCCGGAACTGCCCGTAAAAATGATTCTTCAGATTCGGCCTGGACAACCAACCAGGCGGGCTATTCTTTTAATCCTAAATACGGTTTTGGTGCTTTTGATTCCGAAAAGGCTGTAAGTCTCGCAAAAACCTGGACCAGTGTCGGAGGAAGCTCTACATTAAAAATATATCCCTCCAATTCATACCAGTCCCTGAGTCCATCTCTCGCTATACCTGACTTTGATTCTACAGGTGTAAGCAGCACTAATACAGTCTCAGGCAGTAATATTAACCATATTGAATTTATAGAAGTTATTTTCACAGCTACACATCCCGAACCCGGACAGATCGAAGTAGTTTTACAGAAAGATGGAAAAACCAGCAGCACACTTGCAAAATACCATTTCTGTTATTCTTCCGGCTCTTCCTATTATCGAATTACCTGTTCAGCCTACTCTTCCTGGGTGTTTGGAACTTCTCAATTTTTAGGAGAATCAGCTGATGGAACTTATAAGCTAACGGTAAAAGACAAAGAAAGTGGAATTACAGGAACTTTCGACTCATGGGGAATAAAAATTTATGGAAGATAA
- a CDS encoding DUF4846 domain-containing protein: MKQIFLLIIFFLSCLNAQDNPYKSVSEIPLPKGYKRIELPKKSFGLFLRNFKLKKNSMVYLYNGKKKRRQDVQFAVLDIDRGNRDLQQCADAVMRLRAEYLYTNKMWNNIHFQFTNGDTAYYTKYAEGYRLKVRGNKTYWIKKAKKDYTYKTFRSYMDVVFSYAGTYSLNQEVTRISKLNNMEIGDIFLQTGNPYGHAVIVMDMAKNTKGDTIFLLAQSYMPAQDIHILRNPSSSLSPWYKLSFKKQLITPEWTFQKHDLKRFP; encoded by the coding sequence ATGAAGCAAATCTTTCTTCTTATAATATTCTTCCTGTCCTGTTTGAATGCACAGGACAATCCCTATAAGTCCGTTTCAGAGATACCTCTTCCAAAAGGCTATAAACGAATCGAACTTCCAAAAAAATCCTTTGGTCTTTTCTTGCGAAATTTCAAACTAAAAAAGAACTCTATGGTTTATTTATACAATGGAAAAAAGAAAAGAAGGCAGGATGTTCAATTTGCTGTACTCGATATAGACAGGGGAAATAGGGATTTACAACAATGTGCAGATGCAGTGATGCGTCTACGTGCGGAATATTTATATACAAATAAAATGTGGAATAATATTCATTTCCAATTTACCAACGGAGATACGGCGTATTATACAAAATATGCAGAAGGTTATCGCTTAAAAGTAAGAGGAAATAAAACTTACTGGATAAAAAAAGCAAAAAAAGATTATACATACAAAACCTTTCGTTCTTACATGGATGTAGTTTTTTCTTATGCCGGAACCTATTCTTTAAACCAGGAAGTTACAAGAATATCCAAGCTGAATAATATGGAAATTGGAGATATCTTCCTACAAACCGGGAATCCTTACGGTCACGCGGTTATAGTCATGGATATGGCTAAGAACACCAAAGGAGACACCATATTTCTTTTGGCACAAAGTTATATGCCGGCACAGGATATTCATATCCTGAGAAACCCTTCCTCTTCTTTAAGCCCCTGGTATAAGCTTTCTTTTAAAAAGCAATTAATAACTCCGGAATGGACCTTTCAAAAGCATGATTTAAAACGCTTTCCTTGA